The following are encoded in a window of Plasmodium cynomolgi strain B DNA, chromosome 4, whole genome shotgun sequence genomic DNA:
- a CDS encoding hypothetical protein (putative), with the protein MSCGHNLRGVVFVLAIHIHKDDFERQNAAAKLQVSNKVPRNLAAEKEGTQSGDELELEEMELEEGEEAEQNDEDAEEEVNADEELEDGEEGDTEINAREFFGDETVKYEKLLDDAQEESADELAKKPYIKSFLEKFIKNVTRTDIYDYEYDHNIDFSIDQSQESKYPDIEKDEHGNRLPKKATPVEAKDKDDVMSDITINLSKYKKKDPEKYAVKDDLVSRLKNEVIFALEDTGDDILAEEFSFLLENFFDDANEEKKVYVGSGLMDDQTYFSKLQELYDEIDNDDKKEKEKKEKAKMEEELEKQKYKESKEGKKKEKKKQKKLCRMGKIVKKYAEDEPKNIERSLRYDREEHIDDPDEMEELLFGEFKTLEKYGTHKTSTFYYEMTCFDERLRNHDINTKLEEMNEVPEKWQLLSLYWQSYRNERHKYLAVKKYLLQKFLDLKQKEGSETPQKFNKRWKKCEEIVDNNFTKQHEHINDVFYTFVAKENLSKHEFKEILKDVRNSWKEVTLKTKDECLAHIEGSIVLKEPAKPQPPPAKGLSFWKKFKFNGFFA; encoded by the exons ATGTCATGTGGCCACAACCTCAGGGGTGTTGTGTTCGTGCTTGCCATACATATC CATAAGGATGACTTCGAAAGGCAAAATGCTGCTGCCAAATTACAAGTAAGTAACAAAGTTCCTAGAAATTTAGCGgcggaaaaagaaggaactcAATCAGGAGATGAGCTTGAATTAGAAGAGATGGAATTggaagaaggtgaagaagcagaacAAAACGATGAAGATGCCGAAGAAGAAGTAAACGCTGACGAAGAGTTGGAA GATGGTGAAGAAGGGGACACAGAAATAAATGCTCGTGAATTTTTTGGTGATGAAACGGTCAAATATGAAAAGTTGTTGGATGATGCACAAGAAGAAAGTGCAGACGAGTTAGCTAAAAAGCCATACATAAAATCCTTTCTGgagaaatttattaaaaatgtcacaAGAACAGATATATATGATTATGAATATGATCACAATATTGATTTTAGTATTGATCAAAGTCAAGAATCAAAGTATCCTGATATAGAAAAGGATGAACACGGAAATAGACTACCCAAAAAAGCTACCCCAGTTGAGGCCAAGGATAAAGATGATGTCATGAGCGATATA ACCATAAatctttcaaaatataaaaaaaaggatcccGAAAAGTATGCTGTAAAGGACGATTTAGTATCTCGTTTAAAGAATGAGGTTATCTTTGCTTTGGAAGACACCGGTGATGATATTTTAGCCGAAGAATTTTCTTTCTTGTTAGAAAATTTCTTCGACGATGCTAATg aggagaaaaaagtttaCGTTGGAAGTGGTCTCATGGATGATCAAACTTATTTCAGCAAATTGCAAGAATTATATGACGAGATAGATAATGATgataagaaagaaaaggaaaaaaaagaaaaagctaaGATGGAAGAAGAActtgaaaaacaaaagtatAAGGAAAgtaaagaaggaaaaaaaaaggagaagaaaaagcagaaaaagttATGTAGAATGGGCAAAatcgtaaaaaaatatgcagaagatgaaccaaaaaatatcgaaagaTCATTAAGATATGATAGAGAAGAACATATAGATGATCCAGATGAAATGGAAGAATTATTATTTGGAGAATTTAAAACATTAGAAAAATACGGAACCCATAAAACTAGTACTTTCTACTACGAAATGACTTGTTTTGATGAAAGATTGAGAAATCATGATATAAATACGAAATTAGAAGAAATGAATGAAGTACCTGAAAAATGGCAATTACTCTCTCTCTACTGGCAATCATACAGAAATGAAAGACATAAATATCTtgctgttaaaaaatatttgctacaaaaatttttagatttaaaacaaaaagaaggtaGTGAAACTCCCCAAAAATTTAACAagagatggaaaaaatgtgaagagatAGTTGATAATAACTTTACAAAACAACACGAACATATTAATGATGTGTTTTATACCTTCgttgcaaaagaaaatttgagTAAACATGAATTCAAAGAGATCTTAAAAGACGTTAGAAATTCATGGAAAGAAGTCACCCTTAAGACAAAGGACGAATGTTTAGCCCATATTGAAGGATCAATTGTCTTAAAAGAACCAGCGAAACCCCAACCCCCACCTGCTAAAGGTTTGAGTTtctggaaaaaattcaaatttaaCGGTTTCTTCGcttaa
- a CDS encoding hypothetical protein (putative): MENTYKKNIKNMDAKWSSNIWNSVWAVYLENVHNFIGSKLNMSDFPLRDKEKIIET; the protein is encoded by the coding sequence atggaaaacacgtataaaaagaatatcaaaaatatggACGCCAAATGGAGTTCCAATATATGGAATAGCGTTTGGGCTGTATATTTAGAAAATGTACATAACTTCATTGGCTCCAAATTGAATATGTCGGATTTTCCCCTCAGGGATAAAGAAAAGATTATAGAGACT
- a CDS encoding hypothetical protein (putative) encodes MVNTNSSHISYFAQNEGRNTENVVAAKDSSSSGKSTWASHKANNGNKFPFYLKLSMFGILVLVLQCFNENTFGNTFECEKIMQEGALDLGANRSLGELIRKESTSKQAIKTGSSSKGSSSSAHIEEVEDEDDDKKIYRKMAEESYKQKVEERYRAMSDDRPARVPGPRHNHHSQGPPKMSEQELIQLLRMLPPPPPAMQRRLGIVPGSSADRRLPFDSPEQMLQFLKFMNDRQNMMCGNGSCCDTGECGEEEEEKSIIKNIIRDVSNVAPYVLPAIPPLLMMFIGTQRTYLLLYTLSLIKDAYNFLQRVNN; translated from the exons ATGGTTAACACTAATTCAAGTCATATCTCCTACTTCgcccaaaatgaaggaagaaacacTGAAAACGTTGTAGCAGCCAAAGATTCTAGTTCATCCGGTAAGAGCACCTGGGCAAGCCACAAAGCTAACAATGGCAATAAGTTTCCATTCTATCTCAAACTTTCAATGTTTGGTATTTTAGTTTTGGTGTTGCAGTGTTTCAATGAG AATACCTTCGGAAATACTTTTGAATGTGAAAAGATAATGCAAGAAGGAGCCTTGGACTTGGGGGCTAATAGAAGCTTGGGAGAATTGATAAGAAAGGAATCCACTTCGAAACAAGCAATAAAAACAGGAAGCTCTTCCAAAGGAAGTAGCAGCTCCGCACATATTGAAGAGGTGGAAGATGAAgatgatgacaaaaaaatctACAGAAAAATGGCAGAAGAATCTTATAAGCAAAAGGTCGAAGAAAGGTATAGGGCAATGTCAGACGATAGACCTGCACGTGTCCCAGGACCAAGGCATAATCACCATAGTCAAGGTCCACCAAAAATGTCTGAACAGGAACTTATACAATTATTAAGAATGttaccaccaccaccaccagcTATGCAAAGAAGATTAGGAATTGTACCAGGTTCAAGTGCAGATAGAAGATTGCCATTTGACAGCCCAGAACAaatgttacaatttttaaaatttatgaatgACAGACAAAACATGATGTGTGGTAACGGCTCCTGTTGCGATACTGGTGAAtgtggagaagaagaagaagaaaaatccattataaaaaatataattcgtGATGTAAGTAATGTAGCTCCATATGTTTTACCTGCCATCCCCCCTCTCCTGATGATGTTCATTGGAACCCAAAGAACCTACTTATTGTTATATACCCTATCTTTAATAAAAGATgcttacaattttttacaaagagtaaataattaa
- a CDS encoding hypothetical protein (putative), whose product MNEMNDELLNRILFSTAEIKAMAYGKRNDKYFFMHSLEQSKIDMKKCFKNLITSKIFVFFVVTLLHLFVQNTSISDERNIYGKLQLSYAYSRKLAEKEKNSRARKAPTNKVKKKKVSASSLKKEEHLQNTEETTGSGHETGASDNVKVTSSGAAKIGDGVKVGNTDTVKTRGDAAKTSGDAAKTSDDAAKTSGDAAKTSDDAATTITDTVAPTSDATTSSNDATTSSSDATASSSDATASSSDATASSSDATASSSDETASSSDATTINGDSTGTSSAATTSGDSTASSGGSTTSREEATTSGGKAKVMRSCLKTATSAKREKRNVRFADPISSEKLFYKDERIRYTEEKEKEDMGNEESDIVSKKKKDEPCFLTF is encoded by the exons ATGAATGAAATGAATGATGAGCTGCTGAACAGGATCCTATTCAGTACAGCAGAAATAAAAGCCATGGCTTATGGAAAGAGAAATGacaaatatttctttatgcaTTCGTTAGAACAAAGTAAAATTGATATGAAAAAGTGTTTCAAGAATCTTATAACCTCcaaaattttcgtttttttcgttgttACCTTGCTACATTTGTTCGTACAA AATACGTCCATTTCTGATGAGAGAAACATTTATGGAAAACTGCAACTGAGTTATGCATATTCAAGAAAATTAGccgagaaagaaaaaaattctcgtGCTAGGAAGGCTCCCACTAacaaagtgaaaaagaaaaaggtgtCTGCGTCTTCcttgaaaaaggaggaacatCTCCAGAATACAGAAGAGACAACAGGGAGTGGTCATGAGACAGGAGCCAGTGATAATGTGAAGGTCACCAGCAGTGGTGCGGCAAAAATTGGTGATGGTGTAAAGGTAGGCAACACCGACACAGTAAAAACTAGAGGAGATGCAGCAAAAACTAGCGGTGATGCAGCAAAAACTAGCGATGATGCAGCAAAAACTAGCGGTGATGCAGCAAAAACTAGCGATGATGCAGCAACCACCATCACTGATACGGTAGCCCCCACTAGTGATGCGACTACCTCGAGTAATGATGCGACTACCTCGAGTAGTGACGCGACTGCCTCGAGTAGTGACGCGACTGCCTCGAGTAGTGACGCGACTGCCTCGAGTAGTGACGCGACTGCCTCGAGTAGTGACGAGACTGCCTCGAGTAGTGACGCGACAACAATCAATGGCGACTCGACAGGAACCAGCAGCGCTGCAACAACCAGTGGAGACTCCACAGCAAGCAGCGGCGGTTCGACTACGTCCAGGGAAGAAGCGACAACATCCGGTGGTAAAGCGAAAGTAATGCGCAGCTGCTTGAAAACGGCGACAAGtgcaaaaagagaaaagcgAAATGTAAGATTTGCTGATCCTATATCAAGTGAAAAACTATTTTATAAAGATGAACGAATAAGGTACActgaggaaaaagaaaaagaagatatgGGAAACGAGGAAAGCGACAttgtaagcaaaaaaaaaaaagacgaaccttgttttttaactttttga
- a CDS encoding phist protein (Pf-fam-b;~putative), producing MDGDLCGRGCFHGGSGSGSSLVANKNNFKNCCTRSLEKGNKIITGRIYTKVARSRIFILFVLTLLNLFLQNMYYKNEEWKPFSKLELSMNGCSRKLAQIKELRECANLARQALRKEDSEHLRKYKEQFYKKLEEKMNQVGPDPLPSCMKKGDKIPTVKKKMQFVEPEETTQKDKAPNSNTQKEKYEKEKNKKEKVRVDPMGHLKNEKNKIMTTTELKKKHDDNLHKKISKEEMKEILDCTDASNYENIQRKKNVFYNEYDNDEFPRICMMKDINEKITENALNSRIAKLWKVVSPKDMFIIWHYIQALGRDKYLRMNGELWKACGQLQEEYNIPNDIKKREWQDISHYMTKELLEKEHNDYLEFKELVKKGSCERDKFQKYIDNKMGSWRFLTTIMMDSWKETLIERLKRYKIYEA from the exons ATGGATGGTGACTTATGTGGTCGTGGATGCTTCCATGGTGGTTCGGGAAGTGGTTCCTCCTTAGTAGCGAATaagaacaattttaaaaattgttgcaCCCGTTCATTAGagaagggaaataaaatcatAACAGGTAGAATCTACACAAAGGTTGCAAGGTCtagaatatttattttgtttgttctaACCCTTTTGAATCTCTTTTTACAA AATATGtactacaaaaatgaagagtgGAAaccattttcaaaattagaATTAAGCATGAATGGATGTTCAAGAAAATTAGCTCAAATAAAAGAACTGAGAGAATGTGCTAATTTAGCTAGACAGGCCCTTAGAAAGGAAGATAGTGAACATTTGAGAAAGTACAAAGaacaattttacaaaaaattggaagaaaagATGAATCAAGTAGGCCCCGACCCGTTACCCAGTTGtatgaaaaagggggataaaATTCctacagtaaaaaaaaaaatgcagtttGTCGAGCCGGAAGAGACAACCCAGAAAGACAAAGCCCCGAATAGTAACAcgcagaaagaaaaatatgagaaggagaaaaataagaaagaaaaagtccGTGTAGACCCAATGGGgcatttgaaaaatgaaaaaaataaaataatgactACAAcggagttgaaaaaaaaacatgacgacaatttgcacaaaaaaataagcaaagaagaaatgaaagaaattttgGATTGCACTGACGCCAGTAATTACGAAAATATACAACGAAAGAAGAATGTCTTTTATAATGAGTACGATAATGACGAATTTCCAAGAATTTGTATGATGAAAGATATTAATGAGAAAATTACAGAAAATGCATTAAATTCGAGGATTGCAAAACTATGGAAGGTTGTAAGCCCAAAGGACATGTTTATAATCTGGCATTATATTCAGGCTTTAGGAAGAGACAAATATTTAAGGATGAATGGGGAATTGTGGAAAGCGTGTGGACAACTACAGGAGGAATATAACATACCAAAtgacattaaaaaaagagaatggCAAGATATCTCTCACTACATGACAAAGGAGTTACTGGAAAAGGAACACAATGATTATTTAGAGTTTAAGGAATTAGTTAAAAAGGGATCCTGCGAGAGAGATAagtttcaaaaatatatagataaTAAAATGGGTTCGTGGAGATTCTTAACAACTATAATGATGGATTCGTGGAAGGAGACATTAATTGAAAGACTAAAAAgatacaaaatatatgaagcGTAA
- a CDS encoding hypothetical protein (putative), producing MTRGIRGVNSFLKAAGNKNSNNCSGRLMEQERKQSRGFARVATSKVFVLFVISLVCFFFKNTLIVPNEKAVNVLQRHNGFSRSLGESSLRGSTNDNSADAFASEKKEKNYFQRKDENYDKVVRELNDKFKNEYQHSESENDE from the exons ATGACACGTGGAATAAGAGGCGTTAACTCCTTCCTTAAGGCAGCAGGAAATAAGAATTCTAACAACTGCTCCGGACGTTTAATGGAGCAAGAAAGAAAGCAAAGTAGAGGTTTCGCCAGAGTTGCAACCTCTAAggtttttgttttgttcgtTATTTCTCTagtctgcttctttttcaag AACACCCTCATCGTCCCAAATGAAAAGGCAGTTAATGTATTGCAAAGGCACAATGGTTTTTCAAGAAGCTTGGGTGAGTCTTCCTTGAGAGGCTCAACGAACGATAATTCCGCAGACGCTTTTGCctctgaaaaaaaggagaagaattaCTTCCAAAGAAAAGAcgaaaattatgataaaGTTGTAAGAGaattaaatgataaattcAAGAACGAGTACCAACACAGCGAATCCGAAAACGAcgaatga